A genomic window from Nicotiana sylvestris chromosome 11, ASM39365v2, whole genome shotgun sequence includes:
- the LOC138881278 gene encoding uncharacterized protein, whose protein sequence is MSYVMDHLFLPKILATHPVAIPKSRKAFNDADIKAIEKNFHAKKILVCGIGPDEYNMISACQSAKEILEALQTAHEGTTQVKQSKIDMLTTEYELFRMQDNESVKEIHTRFTSIINKLHSLGETIPRNKLAKDLQELTIDELVGNLKTYEMKNKKDSKRKEPKKEKNLVLETENNESNGEDGDMAYLTRRFQKMVRKNGGIPKRGSSSKPKNYDLCYKCGKPGHFIKDCPFLKQDQYKNNSDKAAKRNLVPTRRFNRENVADNVVREALAAWGDSSRKSGEDDEPGNSSMMAVESESTEYDSIFAFMAQSDDEDDDDEVNFLDVQRNLKSYSPKKLMSLENLLIDAYHSLVNDRDVLIVKLGEVEQSRDDLVIVAVDLRESIENLKKERNVLKKRIENVEQKRDDLLVVVMDLKETIGKPTMQSRDENYQKGKEVASEVHNKLENELKKVQFSLCAELEKTNNFRKT, encoded by the exons atgtcATATGTGATGGACCATTTGTTCCTACCAAAAATCTTGGCGACCCACCCAGTAGCCATTCCCAAGTCAAGGAAAGCATTCAACGATGCAGATATAAAGGCCATAGAGAAAAACTTTCATGCTAAAAAAATTCTGGTATGCGGTATTGGACCGGATGAATACAACATGATATCAGCATGTCAGTCAGCCAAAGAAATATTGGAAGCCCTGCAGACAGCTCATGAAGGAACAACACAGGTCAAACAATCCAAAATTGATATGCTCACAACTGAATACGAGCTCTTCAGGATGCAAGACAATGAATCTGTCAAAGAAATACATACCCGGTTCACCTCTATCATAAATAAGCTTCACTCCcttggtgaaactattccaaGAAACAAGCTG GCAAAGGACTTGCAGGAGCTAACTATTGATGAACTTGTTGGCAATCTAAAAACATATGAGATGAAAAATAAGAAagacagtaaaagaaaagagcccaagaaggagaagaacctggtcctCGAAACAGAAAACAACGAGTCAAATGGTGAAGATGGTGATATGGCATACCTAACAAGAAGATTCCAGAAGATGGTTCGCAAGAATGGAGGCATTCCAAAAAGGGGAAGTTCTAGCAAGCCAAAGAATTATGATCTCTGTTATAAATGTGGCAAGCCAGGACATTTCATCAAGGATTGCCCTTTCCTAAAGCAGGATCAGTACAAGAACAACTCTGACAAAGCAGCCAAAAGGAACCTAGTTCCTACCAGACGCTTCAACAGAGAAAACGTTGCTGACAATGTTGTGAGAGaagctcttgctgcatggggagaTTCATCAAGAAAATCTGGAGAAGATGATGAACCAGGTAACAGCTCTATGATGGCAGTAGAAAGTGAATCAACCGAGTATGATTCAATTTTTGCTTTTATGGCCCAGTctgatgatgaagatgatgatgatgaggtaaattttctAGATGTTCAAAGAAATCTGAAATCTTATTCGCCTAAGAAACTCATGTCCTTGGAAAATTTGCTAATTGACGCTTATCATAGTCTTGTAAATGACAGAGATGTCTTAATAGTTAAACTAGGAGAAGTAGAACAGTCTAGAGATGACCTAGTAATAGTTGCAGTCGATCTAAGAGAGTCAATTGAGAAcctgaagaaagaaagaaatgtcTTAAAGAAAAGGATTGAAAATGTGGAACAAAAAAGAGATGACCTTCTAGTGGTAGTGATGGACTTAAAGGAAACCATTGGGAAACCCACAATGCAAAGTAGGGATGAAAATTATCAAAAAGGAAAGGAAGTTGCAAGCGAGGTACACAATAAGCTTGAAAATGAGCTAAAGAAAGTGCAGTTTAGTCTGTGTGCTGAGCTTGAGAAAACAAACAACTTCAGGAAGACCTAG